A portion of the Sabethes cyaneus chromosome 3, idSabCyanKW18_F2, whole genome shotgun sequence genome contains these proteins:
- the LOC128742290 gene encoding 60S ribosomal protein L23 yields MSKRGRGGSAGGKFRISLGLPVGAVINCADNTGAKNLYVIAVHGIRGRLNRLPAAGVGDMFVATVKKGKPELRKKVMPAVVIRQRKPFRRRDGVFLYFEDNAGVIVNNKGEMKGSAITGPVAKECADLWPRIASNAGSIA; encoded by the exons ATGTCTAAAAGAG GACGTGGAGGATCCGCGGGGGGAAAATTCCGCATCTCGCTTGGTCTGCCAGTAGGAGCAGTGATCAATTGCGCTGATAATACAG GGGCAAAGAACCTGTATGTCATCGCTGTCCATGGAATCCGCGGTCGCCTGAACCGTCTGCCTGCTGCAGGAGTCGGTGATATGTTCGTAGCTACCGTTAAGAAGGGTAAGCCGGAGCTTCGCAAAAAGGTAATGCCTGCTGTGGTCATCCGGCAGCGAAAACCTTTCCGCAGGCGAGATGGTGTGTTCCTCTACTTCGAGGATAACGCAGGAGTGATAGTAAATAACAAAGGCGAAATGAAAGGTTCCGCTATCACTGGACCAGTGGCGAAAGAGTGCGCTGATCTGTGGCCCCGTATCGCATCGAACGCAGGTTCAATAGCGTAG